The Oscillatoria acuminata PCC 6304 genomic interval AATTTACCGAATCGGATTGTGAACCGTCACCAATTTTGTGCCATCGGGAAATGTCGCTTCCACCTGCACTTCCGCCACCATTTCCGGGACGCCTTCCATCACTTCCTCTCGGGTGAGTAAGGTTGCACCATAACTCATCAAATCGGCGACCGTTCTCCCATCTCTCGCCCCTTCTAAAATAGCAGCAGAAATATAGGCAACCGCTTCCGGATAATTTAAAAGTACGCCCCGATTTTTACGGCGTTCGGCAACTAACGCTGCGGTAAAAATCAATAATTTGTCTTTTTCTTGGGGAGAAAGTTGCATAATAAGTCCTTCAAATCGGCCAAACTCGCGGAGGACAACTCGGACGGCCTATAAAACTCAGGCGCAGGAGTTGCCACACTTCACTAAACCAGTTTCGCACTTCTGGGGTCGAAGATCCACGATATCGACATAATAATCCGTGAGTCAGCCTGGTGACGCCAGCTTCGCCCTCGGAGGAACTGGAACGCCCCTCCCACAGCGATCGCGCTTCCTGGACCAGTTCCGGGGTCACCGGGTCCCCAATCCAAGCCAGAGTCGCCACAATGGGGAAACCGGCTAAAGCTGAGTTGGAACTCACCGCAGATTCACTCCCCTGGAGATGTTGGCGATCGATCCAGAGGGGACGTCCTTGTTGCCAGATTTCCGTCTGCGATCGCCACTCTCCCTGAACAAATGTTTCCCCCCTAGCACTCCGTCCAAATCGATTAATTTCCCACAACAAAAAGCGGGCATCCGGGGCTAATTCAATCCGCAAATCTTGGCGATAAATTGCCCCATTAAAAATAATACTTTCCTGGGGAAGCCATTCACAAATAGCCCCAGAATCCACATTAATTTTGATACTTTGGCGAGCAACCTCCCCCGTACTCCGATAAATTTTAGCCGCCGCTGCGGTAGTAATTAAGGCATGAGCATTCTCCTGGA includes:
- the ureA gene encoding urease subunit gamma, translating into MQLSPQEKDKLLIFTAALVAERRKNRGVLLNYPEAVAYISAAILEGARDGRTVADLMSYGATLLTREEVMEGVPEMVAEVQVEATFPDGTKLVTVHNPIR
- a CDS encoding urease accessory protein UreD — encoded protein: MSNSQTENQPGQGWHGSLELVYAQSGNATQMVSAKATAPLKIQRPFYPEGEGVCHSVILHTAGGIVGGDSLGQSIHVQENAHALITTAAAAKIYRSTGEVARQSIKINVDSGAICEWLPQESIIFNGAIYRQDLRIELAPDARFLLWEINRFGRSARGETFVQGEWRSQTEIWQQGRPLWIDRQHLQGSESAVSSNSALAGFPIVATLAWIGDPVTPELVQEARSLWEGRSSSSEGEAGVTRLTHGLLCRYRGSSTPEVRNWFSEVWQLLRLSFIGRPSCPPRVWPI